The segment ACTCTTGTCTTCTTGCAGAAATCTACATACCTAGTATAGTAATAGGTTAAGCATTTCTTCCTTCACCACGCCACAATCCAACAAGAGTATTTAAAGGCACTTCCTTAACCAATGTTCCTAAATTCCGGAGGATGCTTTTATTTCCCTTCTTTGGGCTGCCTCTAGCTTGTTAATTTGGAGGAAAACTcattctcaaattaattttgtatattccccattttccaataaaaatttcgcttttttttcccatcaaaTAACGAGTCCTATACAAGagtgaaattttcttttattacttTCATGTTGTTCAACTCTTTAAGTTCTATTCTGAGATTAGACAGAAGAGGGCAGACCTCAAAagagtttgtttttcaatatctcTCTTAAATCTTCTTACTTATCATTCTGGATGattgttctttatttgttttcttctggTTAGTTGTTGGTACCCTCTAAGTCAGGTTACagattttatttggaaatgcagttaataaaataatgtaaatgaCATTCTATAGGTTAATACTAGTACGAAACAGAGTCAGTCTTTACTTGTTATTGTCCTGTGGATCGGTAATCAATGCTTTTGAAGAGTCAATTTTCTAGATCATCTTCTTTATCCCTTCATGATCTCCATTGTTTTCCTACTGAACAGTGACGTAACTGACCAATGATTAAGGCTTGATGATGCAACTTAAGGGCATTCACTCACCACCTCCACCTTGCTAGTCGCAATAGAATTTAAATGCATGTAAAAGAAGGGTAGAACTGATGGCTAGTAATTCCCCAAAGCATTTTGTTTATCTTAGTTAGATCAAACAGGAATAAGAGCAATTTTGAGGATGTTGTCCTTGAAACTAACGCTAAACTAGGTGCTGTCTTTGAGAAACTGTTAAGAACATGTATAGCGGAATCAATAGAAAGCAGAGGAACTGGTAATACATGGGGATTATTGTATCTTTGCACTTGAAGCTAAATGCCCAGCCTCCAATCTCTTAGGCAAGTTTTCCACTAAAACAATAAGGGCAATTTGGCAGGATATTAACAATCCTCGCACAGTATAGGATTTCAAACTACCAGGCATCAAGTAGTGACAGGTTTTTGTATGAAAGGCTTTGGCTACTGGTGGGATCTTAAGTTTTCCAGATTGCAGTATGATCTTATTAAGAATTTTTAGCAAAATACCTGCTTTGTTCATGTCCCAGTTTTGGATGTATCAACAAAAGTCACATCTATATATGTCCAAACATTGGTCATCCTAAATCAGAAGATTCTTACAGTTCTCCTGAACTCCCCTCAGTTGTGACCATTCCATGCTGCACCTGGACGCACTATCAGGAAGAGAGTTTTTAGCTGCACCTGGACGCACTATCAGGAAGAGAGTTTTTAGCTGCAATTGCCTTTATTTGAGTTCTCTGAGCATTACTCTATTAACTATACAATGACTATAGTTTGCAAGCAGCCAACTCTTTTTAAGAAACCCACATTCTTTTGTGCAGTGCTTGATGTGCTCATACTTTCCAAAGTCAATTAATGAAAGAGAGCTGTCTGAGTTGTCTTTCCTGTCTACAATGGTTCTGGAATCTAGTTTGAACTTGCAACTTATAAGACCCTTTTAGGCAATTCGTGACTACTGCATCAAGACCCCTATCCCATGGGACGGTCAGAATTTTACCTGAGGGACTCCTTTGCTTGTCCTGAAAATCCACTCTTATGGAAAGTCGCTTTTAAGAAGTTGCATATTTTACCAATGTACTCACACATTCAGCTTCAAAACCTTTCTTTCTGTCAttctgtaatttattttatatgcccCTTATTTCCTGGAGACTTTGTTGATGCTATGAAGTCAAAATATGGTTCAGGTCTGGTTTATATAAACCTCCTAACTTGTTCAATGTAGTTTTGCGTACTGAGAAAACTTCATGGGAAGTAATGGAGCATAATAAAGAAAATGGAAGAAGAGATAAAGCCATATGTATGCTTCAATGAAATAGGAGAAGACAaagtgttaagaaaaaaaatgtaataacatcttgaaatattttctgATCTTCACTAACATCTTCTTATTCTTGCAAAATTTACGGGGAAGTTATAAATAATCTGCTTAGGTTTTAAATTACCTTTTAGCAGATGTAATTTGCATGCAAAAGAATGATTGAACATATGCAAGGGTGACAGAGCAGCAGATGTAATCTTACAACTTTCAGGCATTATGCATGCTGTTGCTTTGAGAGAAAACGAAAGGAAATCTATGTTCTTCGTGTAATTTGTTTTCCCATCTTCAGGGCCCTATTCAACTTGCTACAATGCGTTCACTTCTCTAATAGATATATCTTGCAGGTGTCTGAAGCTTCTGTCAGTAGAAACCGAAGTACTATTATTGTTCCTGCTGGAAGTTCACGGGATGAAGGGTGGGCAgcatttagaaatattttggcTGAGATCAATGAAGCATCAAGACTTTTTATGCTGCCCAATCAGGTGATGCAGTTTTACATGTGTTCCACCAAAAAAAAGTAACTTTCTAATTTATTAGAGGGGGTCTCACTTATGATTATTTCATCCATGTTTTTATGCCTGCCACAACAGCAAAGTTCTGAAACTTCTGAGCGCCTCGTTGGACTCTCTGATGATGTAGGGGCTGGCTTCATATCTGGGCACAGTAGCCAATCTGTGACGACTTCTGAACTGAATGTTGACAGGTCAGTTGAACTGCCCCCACAGGATGAAATTGGTAACATGGCGGTGTCAAAGGTAATCAGAGTTGATCAGAAAAGATTCTTCTTCGATCTTGGTAGCAACAACAGAGGTCATTTTCTGAGGATTTCAGAGGTGAGATTTTAAGAGAAGTTTCAATTATAgtccaataagtctttcttccttttttttttttactttggggaggggggggggcGGTATCGATGAAATCACCCCTTACAGAGCCAGGAAAGCTATGTATCCATGATTCTGTGTTCTGAAGTGAAGGCTTATGGTGTCCATTTGAAGTTGTGATGGAATGTTGTCGAAATTGCAGGTTGCAGGTAATGATAGGTCCTCAATAATTCTCCCACTTTCTGGGCTGAAGCAGTTTCATGAGATTGTGGGTCATTTTGTGGAGATAACCAAAGATCGAATTGAAGGAATGACAGGAGCAAATGTTCGGACTGTAGACCCTCCTCAAAGATGAATGTTCATTATTTGAAGGTTTGAAGAGGGGACAAAAACGAATGGTGAAGACTATTGTGGGTCGGTGAAGAACCATTTCACTGTTTATTCTGTCAAGGGGTTACTTTGCTGCAGCAAGCAGGTGTTTGGTTAGGGTGTGACTGTGGTCGGTCTGTTTTTCTGTTAGTTTCTTCTTCCCTTCCTTTTCTCATTTAAGTCTCAAAATAATCCGATTTATCTGTATGATGAACAGAAAAGTTTCGGAGATGCTTTACAGTGCATTCTATGTAGGGAATAACAGAAGAAACGAGTCAGATAATTGTAATTGTTAGTGTTTAGTTTGATAGTGTGGCACGGTTGTTACATTTTTCAATAAGGCTCATTGCAGATGCTATTGTCCAGTTTCAATTTAATGTCTCAGAGGTTGTAAAGATGGCCTGCAAAGTGATTGCAGAATTGTTAAGCTTCGATGATCAGTTCAACTATTACCACCATTTTCTGGGTGTGCATTATATATCACTACCGGTTTCCTGTAAGcgaaattcttttcttttctcttcactTCGTTTCTAGATGTACAAATAGTAGCCGCttcaataagattttttatctGGTCGTAGGAAATATTACCAAACATGTAGCGTTTCCTCGCGCTTGGCGCTAATGGGTTGCTTGAAGGTATTATAGTGccttcaaattttataataagaTAAAAGTTTACTATGTAGTGCCTTGATTGAGTGATTAGTAAAATTATTACcagcaataaataaaaaaaaaacaatttaataggTTGTAGTTTGAAGGAATGTAACTGTAAGGCCTTAAGGTAGCCATATAAATAATCCTGCCACCTTGCTGAAGTATTAAGATTTCTTAAATCCTTCAGTCAACTTTGGCTCTGGGTCTGTTTTCTGCTGCTCTGATGCTGTGCTCTCTTGTGCCTGGATCCAACTCTCTCTATCACTCCGCATCGACTCTATTCTaatatatcttaaagaacttATTCCTCATCCATCGCTTCATGTATAAAATATGACACAGCACAGCTCCCCTTCAATTGAAATAGGAAGAGCTGTGAAAACATATATATGCCGccacatataaatatatagattCAATGTTATTCTGATTGTATGAAAGGGAGAAAGAACATAACATTTATTTGATgaatacaaaagaaagaaagaaagaaagaaagaagaagatagtAATTTGGAAAAAGGTAActtgaataaattgaaaaggttGAACACATGGAGGGATAAGCCACTCTATATCTTAGATGCTGTAAGGTGCGGGTTTTGGCATGTCCTTGACGATGCCACATAGTAAAGAATTATCGGGAAGATTGTACTCGTCCCTGAGGGAGCGTGCAGGGGAAAGAACACTGGCATACAGCTGTTGTCCTAGATAAGCTCTTTCCCACATCTCTGACCTGATGTTCCACAATCCAGCATTGTCGAATGTCAAAAGGATGGCAGCCCAAGATTTGGGGTAGACCTGAACGGTTGTCCTACTCACTGCGTCAAGGAGATTATAGTGCTTTCTCTTCTCAGGGGTCCAAGTGCCTGGCTCCAcgctgttatatatatatatatatattgaccaGTTAGTTAGTTAGAgatcacaataaaataattaaatatatactgCATGTTTAATTAATCCATCCAATTATCGAATAATGAATTACTTACGCGACTGCAAAGAAAGAATAACCATCTAAGTGATATGATTGCATGCTCTTCTCGTGGTTCTCAAAGATGATCTCAACGAAGTTACGGAAGGTGAGGTTAAGGACATTGGGCTGTGTGACAATCTTAGCATTAGCAACGTTGGCCTGTGGACTGTCTAGGATGGTGTCATACTTGAACACCTTGTCTGCGACCCCATAGTACTCAGCAAGTTTGAGTGGTGTTTCTGGATTAACGTGAGATACTCCATTGAGGGCATAGCGAAGCTTGCCACCTTCTTGGCTAGCCGAATTTATGAGCTTAATGGTGCGGGTAATGTTGATGGAACCATAATGGTAGGAGCCTTGAGGGTTAGGCCTAGCAGCACTGGCTGTAAGGTTCCAGCGGAAGGAACGGAATTG is part of the Populus nigra chromosome 8, ddPopNigr1.1, whole genome shotgun sequence genome and harbors:
- the LOC133702262 gene encoding transcription factor Pur-alpha 1-like translates to MEGNSGGVGGGGSGSGGGGGGGGGGGGGNDVELMCKTLQVEHKLFYFDLKENPRGRYLKISEKTSATRSTIIVPFSGISWFLDLFNYYVNNSADDQDLFSKELQLDTKVFYFDIGENRRGRFLKVSEASVSRNRSTIIVPAGSSRDEGWAAFRNILAEINEASRLFMLPNQQSSETSERLVGLSDDVGAGFISGHSSQSVTTSELNVDRSVELPPQDEIGNMAVSKVIRVDQKRFFFDLGSNNRGHFLRISEVAGNDRSSIILPLSGLKQFHEIVGHFVEITKDRIEGMTGANVRTVDPPQR